One Rhododendron vialii isolate Sample 1 chromosome 2a, ASM3025357v1 genomic region harbors:
- the LOC131316755 gene encoding uncharacterized protein LOC131316755, producing the protein MWTVVSEGDEYQYLELEEKHHQLFRCIARTLGYLHTKGICHGNLPEGVWVTEPTENNVRVLLTNFNRSIEFPIGFKQDLDDLKGLVEYAVQKHSKQIRFNKKLPKEPPALQAFYNLYTEMKKLEDDLEAMREFAMFIYWAPIFHNWGDR; encoded by the exons ATGTGGACTGTAGTTTCGGAAGGAGACGAATACCAGTATCTGGAACTTGAAgaaaaacatcaccaacttttTAG GTGCATTGCTAGGACATTGGGCTATCTTCACACAAAAGGAATATGTCATGGAAATCTGCCGGAGGGTGTTTGGGTGACGGAGCCGACAGAGAACAATGTTCGAGTCTTGCTTACAAATTTTAATAGGAGTATTG AATTTCCGATTGGTTTCAAGCAAGATTTGGACGACTTGAAGGGCCTTGTGGAGTATGCTGTCCAGAAACACTCCAAACAAATCAGATTCAACAAGAAGTTACCAAAGGAACCTCCTGCTCTCCAGGCATTTTATAACCTCTACACTGAAATGAAAAAACTTGAAGATGACCTCGAAGCAATGAG GGAATTTGCTATGTTTATCTACTGGGCTCCCATCTTCCACAACTGGGGGGATAGGTGA
- the LOC131316749 gene encoding uncharacterized protein LOC131316749, giving the protein MENGKKSESSMDSGKERASRKKSNPTSIHTLCRHTSAPPAEPVMENGKKRESSMDSGEERASRKKSIDKDTPFSIKLLCSYTGERIEECAMPRRDGSCSMCNTQRANLNKQVTFLSFEDFVQVSELSQFLNRLDHPNIPKVHAALNQTEPTLVVDRIHSVPVKRWLDHQVGKWVMWTVDSTGTQYLELEEKYSKLFRCISKTLAYLHTRHLCHGNLLEGIWVTEPTENDVRVSLANFNTSIDFQSGFKQDLKDVKSLVEIAVEKHSKSIEVNRQYPREPAALQAFYNLHIQMEQHKNDFEAMREFAIFIYWAPVFFNWEDRRDFIRIVEKFSSQDSEEFEKLVIFDSKDKHTHGQVLKKVKEYAIPQMKDWITRICQMGEDDPVKKLYMATRDSRAYQHSGGIYWLHRCALQHYETDEDRDSDQAAMEDLLSAFPDALPAIFEKLIQTFSRQPINAFGKKLELYLEKACKKTSKGGASA; this is encoded by the exons ATGGAAAacggaaagaagagtgaaagcTCTATGGATAGCGGAAAAGAGAGGGCAAGTCGGAAAAAATCAAACCCCACTTCAATCCACACTCTCTGTCGCCACACCAGCGCACCTCCCGCAGAACCCGTCATGGAAAACGGAAAAAAGAGGGAAAGCTCTATGGATAGCGGAGAAGAGAGGGCTAGTCGGAAAAAATCAATCGACAAAGACACTCCCTTCTCAATTAAACTACTGTGCTCCTATACTGGTGAGAGGATTGAGGAGTGCGCGATGCCGAGGAGGGACGGGTCTTGTTCCATGTGCAATACTCAAAGGGCCAACCTCAATAAGCAGGTAACGTTCCTCTCCTTTGAAGATTTTGTTCAAGTTTCGGAGTTGTCGCAGTTTTTGAACCGTTTGGATCACCCAAACATTCCGAAAGTGCATGCGGCTCTTAATCAGACAGAACCTACACTAGTGGTGGATCGGATTCACTCGGTTCCCGTGAAAAGATGGCTTGATCATCAGGTTGGAAAATGGGTGATGTGGACCGTGGATTCAACTGGAACCCAATATCTGGAACTTGAAGAAAAGTATAGCAAACTGTTCAG gTGTATTTCTAAAACATTGGCTTATCTTCATACAAGACATCTTTGTCATGGAAATCTGTTGGAGGGCATTTGGGTGACGGAGCCGACAGAGAATGATGTTCGCGTATCGCTTGCAAATTTTAACACGAGTATCG ATTTTCAAAGCGGCTTCAAACAAGATCTGAAAGACGTTAAGAGCCTTGTGGAGATTGCTGTCGAGAAACATTCCAAAAGTATCGAAGTCAACAGACAGTACCCAAGGGAACCTGCTGCTCTCCAAGCATTCTACAACCTCCACATTCAAAtggaacaacacaaaaatgacTTTGAAGCAATGAG GGAATTTGCGATATTTATCTATTGGGCCCCAGTCTTCTTCAATTGGGAAGATAGGCGTGACTTCATCAGAATTGTGGAAAAGTTTTCTTCGCAAGATTCCGAGGAGTTTGAGAAATTGGTTATATTTGATTCGAAGGATAAACACACACATGGACAAGTACTTAAGAAAGTGAAGGAATATGCCATTCCACAAATGAAGGATTGGATTACGAGAATATGCCAGATGGGAGAAGACGACCCAGTGAAGAAATTGTATATGGCTACAAGGGATAGTCGAGCATACCAGCATTCTGGGGGAATCTATTGGTTGCATAGATGCGCCCTTCAACACTATGAAACTGATGAGGATAGGGACTCTGATCAAGCGGCAATGGAGGACTTACTTTCTGCGTTCCCTGATGCATTACCTGCAATATTCGAGAAGCTCATACAGACATTCAGTCGTCAGCCAATCAATGCGTTTGGGAAAAAGCTGGAGTTGTACTTAGAGAAGGCTTGTAAAAAGACCTCGAAGGGTGGAGCAAGTGCATAA
- the LOC131316758 gene encoding uncharacterized protein LOC131316758: MVLKISSPSFMSPFLILSTLGICPNLRHNFGTLLSGERTDVIESNQGIFFLLTHASSFVARAPFFLRHTTGPHLSSPAKSQCQRAAAFPAFASYLDPPPLVSDCAVKIAGDGDGPASFDVGFTRAPCFGRQ, encoded by the exons ATGGTGCTGAAAATATCCTCACCTTCTTTCATGTCACCGTTCCTTATTCTCTCTACCCTCGGAATATGCCCCAATCTCAGACATAATTTTGGGACTCTGTTGTCTGGAGAGAGAACTGATGTAATAGAATCTAATCAGggtattttctttcttctcactCATGCTTCGTCTTTCGTTGCACGCGCACCCTTCTTCCTGAGGCATACTACAGGTCCACATCTCTCCTCACCAGCAAAGTCGCAGTGCCAAAGAG CGGCAGCATTCCCGGCGTTTGCTAGCTATTTGGATCCACCTCCATTGGTCAG CGACTGTGCGGTGAAAATCGCAGGAgacggagacggcccggcatcGTTCGACGTTGGGTTCACAAGAGCTCCATGTTTTGGCCGTCAATGA